The following are encoded together in the Lathyrus oleraceus cultivar Zhongwan6 chromosome 3, CAAS_Psat_ZW6_1.0, whole genome shotgun sequence genome:
- the LOC127128528 gene encoding V-type proton ATPase subunit d2: protein MYGFEALTFNIHGGYLEAIVRGHRSGLLTTSDYNNLCQCETLDDIKMHLSATEYGPYLQNEPSPLHTTTIVEKCTLKLVDDYKHMLCQATEPLSTFLEYITYGHMIDNVVLIVTGTLHERDVQELLEKCHPLGMFDSIATLAVAQNMRELYRLVLVDTPLAPYFSECITSEDLDDMNIEIMRNTLYKAYLEDFYRFCQKLGGATAEIMSDLLAFEADRRAVNITINSIGTELTRDDRRKLYSNFGLFYPYGHEELAVCEDIDQVRAVMEKYPPYQSIFAKLSYGESQMLDKAFYEEEVKRHCLAFEQQFHYAVFFAYMRLREQEIRNLMWISECVAQNQKSRVHDSVVFIF from the exons ATGTACGGTTTCGAAGCTCTCACCTTCAACATCCACGGCGGTTACCTTGAGGCAATCGTCCGCGGTCACCGTTCCGGTCTACTCACCACCTCCGATTACAACAATCTCTGCCAATGCGAAACCCTCGATGATATCAAGATGCATCTCTCCGCTACCGAGTACGGTCCTTATCTCCAAAACG AACCTTCTCCGTTGCATACCACAACAATTGTGGAGAAATGTACTCTTAAGCTGGTTGATGATTACAAGCACATGCTATGCCAAGCTACAGAACCCTTGTCGACCTTTTTAGAATATATCAC ATATGGGCACATGATAGACAATGTTGTTTTGATTGTTACTGGCACCTTGCATGAGAGAGATGTCCAAGAACTTCTTGAAAAATGCCATCCACTGGGCATGTTTGACAG TATTGCTACTCTGGCAGTTGCTCAGAATATGCGGGAGCTTTACAGGCTGGTTCTTGTTGATACCCCTCTTGCTCCATACTTCTCTGAGTGCATTACATCAGAG GACTTGGATGACATGAACATTGAAATAATGAGGAACACTCTTTACAAGGCATACCTTGAAGATTTTTACAGATTTTGTCAG AAACTTGGTGGTGCCACTGCTGAAATAATGTCTGACCTTCTAGCTTTTGAGGCTGATAGAAGGGCTGTGAATATTACCATTAACAG CATTGGTACTGAGCTTACCAGAGATGACCGTAGGAAACTGTACTCTAACTTCGGTTTGTT CTACCCATATGGTCATGAGGAACTTGCCGTCTGTGAGGACATTGATCAG GTTCGTGCTGTCATGGAAAAATACCCTCCTTATCAATCTATTTTTGCCAAGCTGTCATATGGAGAAAGCCAGATGCTTGACAAGGCATTCTACGAGGAAGAGGTCAAGAGGCATTGCTTAGCATTTGAGCAACAG TTTCACTATGCTGTGTTCTTCGCATATATGAGGTTAAGGGAGCAGGAGATCAGGAATCTTATGTGGATTTCAGAATGTGTGGCTCAGAATCAAAAGTCCAGAGTTCATGACAGTGTTGTGTTCATATTTTAG
- the LOC127128529 gene encoding pentatricopeptide repeat-containing protein At3g61360, which produces MLSLLFNLKNHIHTQKISNKTTLRLLSSTLNHFTTQSKSHSHDTTLENNNKIDTIARIINDHQFPEKPLHPTLLHHFPSSTTIPTQFVENVLARLFASHSNGLKALEFFNFTINNSNFTPSPSSLEITLHILTRMRYFDKAWSLLQRIANTHPYLLTHKSMSIMLSKVAKYQSFEETLDGFRRMEETVFVGREFGTDEFNVLLKAFCTQRQMKEARSVFVKFVHRFKPSTKSMNILLLGFKESGDVTSVELFYHEMVKRGFSSDSVTYNIRIDAYCKKGRFGDGLRLLEEMESKKFVPSVETITTLIHGAGLVQNTGKAWQLFNEIPLRNLVVDSCAYNALITTLVRNKDVVSALSLMDEMIEKQIEPDGVTYHTMFLGLMRSRGIEGVSELYLKMTQRKFVPKTRTVVLLMKYFCQNRQLDLSLSLWNYLVEKGHCPHAHALDLLVTALCSRGLVQEAFLCSKQTLERGRYMSSTAFLMLERFLKQSRDMDKLKELDQMIKKLQRVLPPTRGHATGISNS; this is translated from the coding sequence ATGCTCTCACTCTTGTTTAACCTCAAAAATCATATCCACACTCAAAAAATCTCCAACAAAACAACCTTACGCTTGCTTTCTTCTACACTCAATCACTTCACCACTCAATCCAAATCACACTCACACGATACAACACTTGAAAACAACAACAAGATAGACACAATCGCAAGAATCATCAATGACCACCAATTCCCTGAAAAACCACTCCACCCAACACTCCTGCATCACTTCccttcatcaacaacaatccCTACTCAATTCGTCGAAAATGTTCTTGCTCGCTTGTTCGCTTCACATTCTAATGGCCTCAAGGCATTGGAGTTTTTCAATTTCACCATCAACAATTCTAACTTCACCCCATCTCCTTCTTCACTTGAAATCACCCTCCACATCCTCACGAGAATGCGTTACTTCGATAAAGCTTGGAGCTTGTTGCAAAGAATTGCGAACACACACCCTTATTTGCTTACTCATAAGTCAATGAGCATTATGCTATCCAAAGTTGCAAAGTATCAATCTTTTGAGGAGACCCTTGATGGGTTTAGGAGAATGGAGGAAACTGTGTTTGTTGGTAGAGAGTTTGGTACTGATGAGTTCAATGTGCTTCTTAAAGCTTTTTGCACACAGAGGCAAATGAAGGAGGCTAGGTCAGTTTTTGTGAAATTTGTGCATAGGTTTAAGCCGAGTACTAAGAGCATGAATATTTTGTTGTTAGGTTTTAAAGAATCGGGCGATGTTACTTCCGTTGAGTTGTTTTATCATGAAATGGTTAAGCGTGGGTTTAGTTCGGATAGTGTAACTTACAATATTAGGATTGATGCTTATTGTAAGAAAGGTCGATTTGGTGATGGTTTGAGGCTTTTGGAGGAGATGGAGAGTAAGAAATTTGTTCCTTCAGTTGAAACGATAACTACGTTGATTCATGGAGCAGGGTTGGTTCAAAACACGGGCAAGGCGTGGCAGTTGTTTAATGAGATTCCTTTGAGAAACTTGGTTGTTGATTCTTGTGCTTATAATGCTTTAATTACGACGTTGGTTAGAAATAAAGATGTTGTATCTGCACTTTCGTTGATGGATGAGATGATTGAAAAACAAATTGAGCCGGATGGTGTAACTTATCATACAATGTTTTTAGGATTAATGAGGTCAAGAGGGATTGAAGGTGTGTCTGAGCTTTATTTGAAGATGACACAGAGGAAATTTGTTCCGAAAACAAGGACGGTTGTGCTGCTAATGAAATATTTTTGTCAAAATCGTCAGCTCGATTTGAGTTTAAGTTTATGGAATTACCTTGTGGAGAAAGGGCATTGTCCTCATGCTCATGCTTTAGATCTTTTGGTAACTGCATTATGCTCAAGGGGTTTGGTTCAAGAGGCTTTTTTGTGCTCCAAACAAACATTGGAGAGAGGAAGATATATGAGTTCTACAGCGTTTCTAATGTTGGAGAGGTTTTTGAAACAATCACGCGACATGGACAAATTAAAGGAGCTTGACCAGATGATTAAGAAATTGCAAAGGGTCTTACCACCAACTAGAGGACATGCCACTGGTATTTCTAACTCCTAG
- the LOC127128531 gene encoding coatomer subunit zeta-3, protein MGSHGSCPLIKNILLLDSEGKRVAVKYFSDDWPTNSSKLAFEKFVFAKTLKTNARTEAEITLLDDNIIIYKFVQDLHFFVTGSDDDNEIVLASVLQGLFDAITLLLRNNVDKREALENLDLILLCLDEIVDGGMILETNGPLIAEKVTSHNIDADSPLSEQTLTQAWASAREHLTRTLLK, encoded by the exons ATGGGATCTCAT GGTTCATGTCCTTTGATAAAAAATATTCTTCTTTTAGACTCAGAAGGAAAGAGGGTTGCAGTAAAGTACTTTTCAGATGACTGGCCAACAAACAGTTCAAAACTAGCTTTTGAGAAGTTTGTGTTCGCCAAGACTCTTAAAACAAATGCTCGCACAGAAG CTGAGATAACATTACTTGACGACAATATCATTATTTACAAATTTGTACAAGACCTGCATTTCTTTGTTACTGGCAGCGATGACGATAATGAAATCGTTTTAGCTTCAGTTCTTCAGGGACTCTTTGATGCAATCACCCTTCTGTTGAG GAATAATGTTGATAAAAGAGAAGCACTAGAGAACTTGGATCTCATTCTTTTATGCCTTGATGAGATTGTTGATGGAGG GATGATACTCGAAACAAATGGACCGCTTATTGCTGAAAAAGTTACCTCCCACAACATCGATGCTGACTCTCCCTTGTCTGAGCAG ACACTAACTCAAGCATGGGCTTCAGCTAGAGAACATTTGACAAGAACCCTTTTAAAATGA